In one Umezawaea sp. Da 62-37 genomic region, the following are encoded:
- a CDS encoding cation:proton antiporter translates to MSLLGLALVLAVGLAGPLLAISKRARIPLVVGEILLGVLVGRTGTGWVDAGEPVLTFLATAGFALVMLEVGSHVPLGDTSLRGALGRGCLLAAFVGVLAVPAGFGVAAIAGTGHGLLYAVLLASSSAALVVPAVTGSGVRTPAALATVVHVAVADTVCIVALPLAEDPGRAGPATLGALVVIGAGGLGFLVMRRLRARGVLTVVHKVSKRRNFGVELRIQLIILFGLAGLAQLVGVSVMLAGFVAGLALTAQGKARRLARQLFAVTDGFLAPVFFVWLGASLDLRALADEPRMIALAALLASGAVVVHAAAWFVGQPMPLAVLAGAQLGVPVAAVTIGTGNHLLAAGEGAAILAAMLVSVAVSALTTPKTPESAG, encoded by the coding sequence ATGAGCCTGCTGGGGTTGGCGCTGGTGCTCGCGGTCGGGTTGGCGGGTCCGCTGCTGGCGATCTCGAAACGCGCCAGGATCCCCTTGGTGGTCGGCGAGATCCTCCTCGGAGTGCTGGTCGGCCGGACCGGCACGGGATGGGTGGACGCGGGCGAGCCGGTCCTGACCTTCCTGGCCACCGCGGGCTTCGCGCTGGTGATGCTCGAAGTGGGCAGCCACGTGCCGCTGGGTGACACGTCGTTGCGCGGCGCGCTTGGTCGCGGCTGCCTGCTCGCGGCGTTCGTCGGTGTGCTGGCGGTCCCGGCCGGGTTCGGTGTGGCCGCGATCGCGGGCACCGGTCACGGGCTGCTCTACGCGGTGCTCCTCGCTTCCAGTTCGGCCGCGCTGGTCGTCCCGGCCGTCACGGGCTCCGGGGTGCGCACGCCCGCGGCACTGGCGACGGTCGTGCACGTGGCCGTCGCGGACACCGTCTGCATCGTCGCGCTACCGCTGGCCGAGGATCCTGGGCGTGCGGGCCCGGCGACTCTTGGGGCATTGGTCGTGATCGGAGCGGGCGGTCTTGGTTTCCTGGTGATGCGCCGCCTCCGGGCCCGCGGTGTGCTGACCGTGGTGCACAAGGTCAGCAAACGCCGGAACTTCGGCGTGGAGCTGCGCATCCAGCTGATCATCCTGTTCGGACTCGCGGGACTGGCTCAGCTCGTAGGCGTGTCGGTCATGCTCGCCGGATTCGTCGCGGGCCTCGCCTTGACCGCGCAGGGGAAAGCGCGGCGCCTGGCCCGGCAGTTGTTCGCCGTGACCGACGGATTCCTCGCGCCGGTGTTCTTCGTCTGGTTGGGCGCGTCGTTGGACCTGCGGGCGCTGGCCGATGAGCCGAGGATGATCGCGCTGGCGGCGTTGTTGGCATCGGGAGCCGTGGTGGTGCACGCCGCCGCGTGGTTCGTCGGGCAGCCGATGCCTCTGGCCGTGCTCGCGGGCGCCCAACTGGGCGTGCCGGTCGCGGCGGTGACCATCGGCACCGGCAACCACCTGCTGGCAGCGGGAGAGGGCGCGGCGATCCTCGCGGCGATGCTGGTGAGC
- a CDS encoding DUF4389 domain-containing protein gives MTSAAAPYPVHVRGRLDPGLNRWLWLVKWFLAIPHYVVLTFLWLGFSVVSLVALVAILITGRYPRPLFDFAVGVLRWTWRVSYYAYGALGTDRYPPFSLGEEPDYPATLEIPYPEHLSRGLVLVKWWLLAIPHYLVVGVFVGGSGYLAAQSDQWAWSFGGGLVGVFALIAGVMLLFTGRYPQGVFDFMLGMDRWVLRVAAYAGLLTDAYPPFRLDTGGDDPTTTRIGTDTTTPPASGPSDGHPGRIVAVVVGALLLLTGGGLLTGGAVAIWADQTQRDADGYLTTGTQTFHSDGYALEFQTVDLRWSDDNPITGEDVLGPIRIRTGDTPVFVGIARQQDVTTYLASVDHDVVATAVDTNGVHYDHRAGSAPAIAPDALRIWTASASGADRTVDWTPQPGQWTAVVMNADGSRPVTADLAIGATAPALGALTVGLVSGGCALVVLGIVVILLGAWRRPQQVPTTADPAAVA, from the coding sequence ATGACATCGGCCGCAGCTCCCTACCCGGTCCACGTGCGCGGTCGCCTCGACCCCGGCCTGAACCGGTGGCTCTGGCTGGTCAAGTGGTTCCTGGCGATCCCGCACTACGTCGTGCTGACCTTCCTGTGGCTGGGCTTCTCCGTGGTCAGCCTGGTGGCGCTCGTCGCCATCCTGATCACCGGCCGCTACCCGCGCCCCCTGTTCGACTTCGCGGTCGGCGTGCTGCGCTGGACCTGGCGGGTCAGCTACTACGCCTACGGCGCGCTGGGCACCGACCGGTACCCGCCGTTCAGCCTCGGCGAGGAACCCGACTACCCCGCCACCCTGGAGATCCCGTACCCGGAGCACCTGTCGCGCGGCTTGGTGCTGGTGAAGTGGTGGCTGCTCGCCATCCCCCACTACCTGGTCGTCGGCGTGTTCGTCGGCGGCAGCGGCTACCTTGCCGCCCAGTCCGACCAGTGGGCCTGGAGCTTCGGCGGCGGACTGGTCGGCGTGTTCGCGCTGATCGCGGGCGTCATGCTGCTGTTCACCGGCCGCTACCCGCAGGGCGTGTTCGACTTCATGCTCGGCATGGACCGCTGGGTCCTGCGCGTCGCCGCCTACGCCGGCCTGCTCACCGACGCCTACCCGCCCTTCCGCCTCGACACCGGCGGCGACGACCCCACCACCACCCGCATCGGAACCGACACGACCACTCCCCCGGCGAGCGGGCCGTCCGACGGGCACCCTGGTCGGATCGTCGCCGTGGTCGTCGGGGCACTCCTGCTGCTCACCGGCGGAGGACTCCTCACCGGCGGCGCCGTCGCGATCTGGGCCGACCAGACCCAGCGGGACGCCGACGGCTACCTCACCACCGGCACCCAGACGTTCCACAGCGACGGCTACGCACTGGAGTTCCAGACGGTGGACCTCCGGTGGTCCGACGACAACCCGATCACCGGCGAGGACGTGCTCGGCCCGATCCGCATCCGCACCGGCGACACCCCGGTGTTCGTCGGCATCGCCCGGCAGCAGGACGTCACCACATACCTGGCCTCCGTGGACCACGACGTCGTGGCGACCGCGGTGGACACCAACGGGGTGCACTACGACCACCGCGCCGGCAGCGCACCTGCCATCGCGCCCGATGCGCTGCGCATCTGGACGGCCTCCGCCTCAGGTGCCGACCGCACCGTCGACTGGACTCCTCAGCCCGGTCAGTGGACCGCCGTGGTGATGAACGCCGACGGCTCCCGCCCTGTCACCGCCGACCTCGCCATCGGCGCGACCGCGCCCGCCCTGGGAGCGCTGACCGTCGGCCTCGTGTCCGGTGGTTGCGCGTTGGTCGTGCTCGGCATCGTCGTGATCCTGCTGGGCGCCTGGCGGCGCCCGCAGCAGGTGCCCACCACTGCCGATCCGGCCGCGGTCGCGTGA